One region of Qipengyuania sp. SS22 genomic DNA includes:
- a CDS encoding NAD(P)H-dependent glycerol-3-phosphate dehydrogenase, whose amino-acid sequence MTLRQAQGERVGVLGAGAWGTALAQMLASDGRDVLIWARESELVAEINSAHTNSVFLSSVTLAKTIRATGDLADMAALDTLLVVTPAQHMRSVLEAMPSHPRDLVLCSKGIEAGSGRLMNHVAKAAAPDSAVAVLSGPTFAHEVAAGLPTAVTLACAEGEAQWDRLAPVIARQTFRPYYSDDVTGAEIGGSVKNVLAIACGVVDGLGLGQNARAALIARGYAEMLRFGEALGARAETLAGLCGLGDLVLTCSSTSSRNFSLGKALGEGQKAEDLMADRKTVAEGAHTAPVLVELAARHGIAMPIVTAVYGLLKGEEPRAVVSGLLARPLRAEQGHPG is encoded by the coding sequence ATGACCCTTCGACAGGCTCAGGGCGAGCGGGTGGGCGTTCTCGGCGCGGGTGCGTGGGGTACCGCGCTGGCGCAAATGCTCGCGAGCGACGGCCGCGACGTGCTCATCTGGGCGCGCGAGAGCGAACTGGTCGCGGAAATCAATTCCGCGCACACCAATTCGGTTTTCCTCTCTTCCGTCACGCTGGCAAAGACCATCCGCGCGACCGGCGATCTGGCCGATATGGCCGCGCTGGACACGCTGCTGGTGGTCACGCCTGCACAGCATATGCGCAGCGTGCTCGAAGCCATGCCCTCGCATCCGCGCGATCTCGTGCTGTGTTCCAAGGGGATCGAGGCGGGCAGTGGGCGGCTGATGAATCATGTCGCCAAAGCCGCTGCCCCCGATAGCGCGGTGGCGGTCCTCTCCGGGCCAACCTTCGCGCATGAAGTCGCCGCGGGTCTGCCCACCGCGGTGACGCTCGCCTGCGCCGAGGGCGAAGCGCAATGGGACCGGCTGGCACCCGTGATCGCGCGCCAGACCTTCCGGCCCTATTATTCCGACGATGTGACCGGTGCCGAAATCGGCGGATCGGTCAAGAACGTGCTCGCGATCGCCTGCGGCGTGGTCGATGGGCTGGGCCTGGGACAGAATGCGCGCGCGGCGCTGATCGCGCGCGGCTATGCCGAGATGCTGCGGTTCGGCGAAGCGCTGGGCGCACGGGCCGAAACGCTCGCGGGCCTGTGCGGACTGGGCGACCTCGTGCTGACCTGCTCGTCCACCTCGAGCCGCAATTTCTCGCTCGGCAAGGCGCTGGGCGAAGGGCAGAAAGCCGAAGATTTGATGGCCGACCGCAAGACCGTGGCCGAAGGGGCGCATACTGCCCCTGTGCTGGTCGAACTGGCCGCACGTCACGGCATCGCGATGCCGATCGTCACTGCGGTCTATGGCCTGCTCAAGGGTGAAGAGCCACGCGCCGTCGTTTCCGGCCTGCTCGCCCGGCCACTGCGCGCCGAACAGGGCCACCCCGGGTGA
- a CDS encoding acyl-CoA dehydrogenase — MAAMVPFAWDDPFNLDDQLTEDERMIRDAAHAFAQGELQPRVIENFSKEVDDPELFPMMGEAGLLGATVPEEYGGAGASYVAYGLIAREIERVDSGYRSMASVQSSLVMYPILAYGSEDQRKKYLPGLASGQLIGCFGLTEPDAGSDPGGMKTTAKKVDGGYVISGSKTWISNAPFADVFVVWAKSEAHGGGIRGFVLDKGMKGLSAPKIEGKLSLRASTTGMIVMDEVEVGEDALLPEVQGLKGPFGCLNRARYGISWGAMGAAEFCLHAARQYGLDRHQFGVPLASKQLYQLKLADMITEISLGLQSSLRVGRLMDEGKFAPEMISIVKRNNVGKALDIARKSRDMHGGNGISQEYQVIRHMVNLETVNTYEGTHDVHALILGRAVTGIAAF; from the coding sequence ATGGCCGCTATGGTGCCTTTCGCCTGGGACGATCCCTTCAACCTCGACGACCAGTTGACCGAGGACGAGCGGATGATCCGCGATGCCGCCCATGCCTTTGCGCAGGGTGAATTGCAGCCGCGAGTGATCGAAAACTTCTCTAAGGAAGTCGACGATCCCGAGCTGTTCCCGATGATGGGCGAAGCGGGCCTGCTGGGCGCGACCGTGCCCGAGGAATATGGCGGCGCGGGTGCCAGCTATGTCGCCTATGGCCTGATCGCGCGCGAGATCGAGCGGGTCGACAGCGGCTATCGCTCGATGGCCAGCGTCCAGTCGAGCCTCGTGATGTACCCGATCCTTGCCTATGGTTCCGAAGACCAGCGCAAGAAGTACCTCCCCGGTCTTGCCAGCGGGCAGCTTATCGGCTGCTTCGGCCTGACCGAACCCGACGCGGGCAGCGACCCCGGGGGGATGAAGACCACCGCCAAGAAGGTCGATGGCGGCTACGTCATCTCCGGTTCCAAGACCTGGATTTCCAACGCCCCTTTCGCCGACGTCTTCGTCGTCTGGGCGAAGAGCGAGGCGCATGGCGGCGGTATCCGCGGCTTCGTGCTCGACAAGGGCATGAAAGGGCTGTCCGCCCCCAAGATCGAAGGCAAGCTCAGCCTGCGCGCCTCGACCACCGGGATGATCGTGATGGACGAGGTCGAAGTGGGCGAGGACGCTTTGCTACCCGAAGTCCAGGGGCTCAAGGGCCCGTTCGGCTGTCTCAACCGCGCGCGCTACGGCATCAGCTGGGGCGCGATGGGCGCGGCCGAGTTTTGCCTCCACGCCGCACGGCAATACGGTCTCGACCGGCACCAGTTCGGCGTGCCGCTGGCCAGCAAGCAGCTCTACCAGCTCAAACTCGCCGACATGATCACCGAGATCTCGCTCGGCCTGCAATCGAGCCTGCGCGTCGGGCGGCTGATGGACGAAGGCAAGTTCGCGCCCGAGATGATCAGCATCGTCAAGCGCAACAATGTCGGCAAGGCGCTCGATATCGCGCGCAAGTCGCGCGACATGCATGGCGGCAACGGCATTTCGCAGGAATACCAGGTGATCCGTCACATGGTGAATCTCGAGACGGTCAACACCTATGAAGGCACGCATGATGTCCATGCGCTTATCCTTGGCCGGGCGGTGACGGGGATCGCGGCGTTTTGA
- a CDS encoding OmpA family protein translates to MPIRPSLAILAGAVLTGVSAFLLAEPVAPDFIPRMEVQAAEAIESTGGTGVTARFANASGAPSRHPLLRGGEALDPTTRTRIAHAVDEVSGVGGVIWSDGTARAESGEPTYQPLHCQEDVEGLLQTRSIRFEEASSALLPASRILLDEVAEALRPCLGSIIAITGHTDKSGTEPGNLALSMDRARAVREALVRRGIPRDGLRATGVGSSRPVAGLAPSDPANRRIEFSVIRTEPLRPTPVDTPEAR, encoded by the coding sequence ATGCCGATCCGCCCTTCCCTCGCCATCCTGGCCGGTGCCGTGCTGACGGGCGTCTCCGCCTTTCTGCTCGCCGAACCCGTGGCCCCCGACTTCATCCCCCGGATGGAAGTGCAAGCCGCCGAGGCGATCGAGTCGACGGGTGGAACCGGCGTCACCGCGCGTTTTGCCAACGCCAGCGGGGCGCCCTCGCGTCATCCACTGCTGCGCGGGGGCGAGGCGCTCGATCCCACCACGCGGACGCGGATCGCGCACGCCGTCGACGAGGTGTCCGGGGTCGGCGGAGTGATCTGGAGCGACGGGACCGCCCGCGCCGAAAGCGGCGAGCCGACCTACCAGCCGCTCCATTGCCAGGAGGACGTCGAAGGCTTGCTCCAGACACGCTCGATCCGTTTCGAGGAAGCCAGCAGCGCGCTGCTCCCCGCCAGCCGCATCCTGCTCGACGAGGTTGCCGAGGCGCTGCGCCCGTGCCTCGGTTCGATCATCGCGATCACCGGCCATACCGATAAATCGGGCACCGAACCCGGCAATCTCGCGCTTAGCATGGACCGCGCGCGCGCCGTTCGCGAAGCCCTTGTCCGCCGCGGTATCCCGCGCGACGGCCTGCGCGCCACCGGGGTCGGCTCGAGCCGGCCGGTCGCAGGTCTCGCGCCCAGCGATCCCGCCAATCGCCGGATCGAATTTTCGGTCATCCGCACCGAACCGCTGCGGCCCACTCCCGTCGATACGCCCGAGGCCAGGTAA
- a CDS encoding uroporphyrinogen-III synthase: MKPLFLLRPEPGWSVSAETAQAMGLDVHGRPLFTIEPVAWDAPAATDYDGLLVGSANVFRHGGKQLGKLTKLPVHAVGDTTADAARRAGFLVGRTGRGGLQNLLDELGNRKLHLLRLAGEDRVTLRVPDQLEVDTRILYRAVPEALSEDDLSILHTGGVVVLHSGAAAERLKVEFDRHGLARDLVDLAVIGPRVAEMAGAGWRSVHIAEAPGDSELLALAQALCQTDS, from the coding sequence GTGAAACCGCTATTCCTGCTCCGCCCCGAACCGGGCTGGTCGGTCAGCGCGGAGACCGCGCAGGCGATGGGGCTCGATGTGCACGGCCGGCCGCTGTTCACCATTGAGCCGGTCGCCTGGGATGCGCCCGCGGCGACGGATTACGACGGGCTGCTGGTCGGTAGCGCCAATGTCTTCCGCCATGGCGGCAAGCAGCTCGGCAAACTGACCAAGCTGCCGGTCCATGCGGTGGGCGATACGACCGCCGATGCCGCGCGCAGGGCGGGCTTCCTGGTTGGACGGACGGGGCGCGGGGGGCTGCAGAACCTGCTCGACGAACTCGGCAACCGCAAGCTCCACTTGCTGCGGCTGGCGGGGGAAGATCGCGTGACCTTGCGCGTGCCCGACCAGCTCGAAGTCGATACGCGGATCCTGTACCGCGCGGTGCCCGAAGCCTTGTCGGAGGACGATCTCTCGATCCTGCACACCGGCGGGGTGGTCGTGCTGCATTCGGGGGCGGCGGCGGAACGGCTCAAGGTCGAGTTCGACCGGCACGGGCTTGCCCGCGATCTGGTCGATCTGGCAGTGATCGGCCCTCGGGTCGCCGAAATGGCGGGCGCGGGCTGGCGTTCGGTCCACATCGCCGAGGCCCCCGGAGACAGCGAGCTACTGGCCTTGGCGCAAGCTTTGTGTCAGACCGATAGCTGA
- the maiA gene encoding maleylacetoacetate isomerase: MRLHGYYRSSTSYRLRIALELKGLDYEYVPVNLLESEQKGAAFTSRNPFGSVPLLEAGGKDRVQSMAQLEWLDEAYPERPLLGRDIEDRYVTRELAYAIATELHAPLNLAVLKYLAQEYGKSQDEIGVWYRHWLARTLDPLEARLAQLGTGDFLHDAPGLFEACLLPQVYNARRFGFDFADKPHTTRIETACLALPAFQRAHPDNQPDNPERT; encoded by the coding sequence ATCCGCCTTCACGGCTACTATCGCAGCTCCACCAGCTACCGCCTGCGCATTGCGCTCGAGCTGAAGGGGCTGGACTATGAATACGTCCCGGTGAACCTGCTCGAAAGCGAACAGAAGGGCGCCGCCTTCACCAGCCGCAACCCGTTCGGTTCTGTCCCGCTGCTCGAAGCGGGCGGCAAGGACCGCGTCCAGTCGATGGCGCAGCTCGAATGGCTCGACGAAGCCTATCCCGAGCGTCCGCTGCTCGGCCGCGATATCGAAGACCGCTATGTCACGCGCGAACTCGCCTATGCCATCGCCACCGAACTGCATGCCCCGCTGAACCTGGCGGTGCTCAAGTATCTCGCGCAGGAATACGGCAAGTCGCAGGACGAAATCGGCGTGTGGTACCGCCACTGGCTCGCGCGCACGCTCGACCCGCTCGAAGCGCGGCTGGCGCAGCTGGGCACGGGCGACTTCCTGCACGATGCCCCCGGCCTGTTCGAGGCCTGCCTGCTGCCGCAGGTGTACAATGCCCGGCGCTTCGGCTTCGACTTCGCCGACAAGCCGCACACCACCCGGATCGAGACCGCCTGTCTCGCCCTCCCCGCGTTCCAGCGCGCGCATCCGGACAACCAACCCGACAATCCCGAGAGGACATAA
- a CDS encoding four-helix bundle copper-binding protein, with protein MSLPKMINAHPQVQDETEELVLAARHAMLCSLFCTSCSDACVAEDTDMAQCIRTCLDCADVCAATARLAVRRTAQNIDVLRAQLEACITACETCAAECESHDNPHCALCAKMCRECADDCRKALPLVK; from the coding sequence ATGTCCCTCCCAAAAATGATCAACGCCCACCCGCAGGTGCAGGACGAGACCGAGGAGCTCGTTCTCGCCGCGCGGCATGCGATGCTGTGTTCGCTGTTCTGTACCAGCTGTTCGGACGCCTGCGTGGCCGAAGACACGGACATGGCGCAGTGCATCCGCACCTGCCTCGATTGCGCCGATGTCTGTGCCGCGACCGCGCGGCTAGCAGTACGCCGGACCGCGCAGAACATCGATGTGCTGCGCGCCCAGCTCGAGGCCTGCATCACCGCCTGCGAAACCTGCGCCGCCGAATGCGAGAGCCATGACAATCCGCATTGTGCGCTGTGCGCCAAGATGTGCCGCGAATGCGCTGATGATTGCCGCAAGGCGCTGCCGCTGGTGAAGTAA
- a CDS encoding vWA domain-containing protein: MRFARFTVTCAAAALIAGCATQPGGDTITTTSAKADRTEAGRTPPPPPPPPPPPPPPAHMAGPSPLIVSGSRVSADAATPSTETSVIEPGYRYFPPVFVPTRPSREQYDGEEVSAIKVVASEPVSTFSVDVDTGAYTNARRFISEGQMPPKGAVRIEEFINYFRYDYDRPDSLDQPFTVNTDVAVSPWNANARLLRIGLAGYELPAQERPAANLVFLLDVSGSMGSPDKLPLVKTAMRQLAGQLTEQDRVSIVVYAGAAGLVLEPTNDEHTIKDALNQLNAGGSTAGGAGIELAYRVAEANRIDGGVNRVILATDGDFNVGTSNREALVELIEKKRETGVTLSVLGFGRGNLNDAMMEQVANNGNGNYSYIDSALEARKVLGDEMGATLFTIAKDVKIQVEFNPAVISQYRLVGYENRVLREEDFDNDAVDAGDIGAGHQVTALYEVVPVGADGWIKARRYADKPDARASELASEAAYVKLRYKRPDGDTSQLLTYTLPASALDTSRAPAGDFAFAAAVAAFGQKLRGDTLLADMSYRQIAALAGTQTSFWRQEFIELVKTAEGLE, from the coding sequence ATGCGTTTCGCAAGATTTACCGTTACTTGTGCAGCAGCTGCGCTGATCGCCGGCTGCGCCACACAGCCCGGTGGCGATACTATCACCACCACCAGCGCCAAGGCCGATCGCACCGAAGCGGGCCGCACGCCGCCACCACCACCACCGCCACCACCACCTCCCCCGCCGCCAGCGCATATGGCCGGCCCTTCACCCCTTATCGTCAGCGGGTCCCGAGTTAGTGCCGACGCGGCTACCCCATCCACCGAAACATCGGTCATCGAGCCAGGTTATCGCTATTTCCCGCCGGTATTCGTGCCCACACGGCCCAGCCGCGAGCAGTATGACGGCGAGGAAGTGTCCGCCATCAAGGTGGTCGCCAGCGAACCCGTCTCGACCTTCTCGGTCGATGTCGACACCGGCGCCTATACCAATGCCCGCCGGTTCATTTCCGAAGGCCAGATGCCGCCCAAGGGCGCGGTGCGGATCGAGGAATTCATCAATTACTTCCGCTACGACTACGACCGGCCCGACAGTCTCGACCAGCCGTTCACGGTCAATACCGATGTCGCGGTGAGCCCGTGGAATGCCAACGCGCGCCTGCTGCGCATTGGCCTCGCCGGGTATGAACTGCCCGCGCAGGAACGCCCTGCCGCCAATCTCGTCTTCCTGCTCGACGTATCCGGGTCGATGGGCAGCCCCGACAAGCTCCCGCTGGTCAAGACCGCGATGCGCCAGCTCGCCGGGCAGCTGACCGAGCAGGACCGCGTGTCGATCGTCGTCTATGCCGGCGCCGCGGGCCTCGTGCTCGAACCGACCAATGACGAACACACAATCAAGGACGCGCTGAACCAGCTCAATGCCGGCGGATCGACTGCGGGCGGTGCGGGTATCGAACTCGCCTACCGCGTGGCCGAGGCCAACCGCATCGACGGCGGCGTCAACCGCGTGATCCTGGCAACCGATGGCGATTTCAACGTTGGCACCTCGAACCGCGAAGCGCTGGTCGAGCTGATCGAGAAGAAGCGCGAAACCGGGGTGACGCTGTCGGTGCTGGGCTTCGGCCGCGGCAATCTCAACGATGCGATGATGGAGCAGGTCGCCAATAACGGGAACGGCAATTACTCCTACATCGACAGCGCGCTGGAGGCGCGCAAGGTGCTGGGCGATGAAATGGGCGCGACGCTGTTCACCATCGCCAAGGACGTGAAGATCCAGGTCGAGTTCAACCCCGCGGTGATCAGCCAGTATCGGCTCGTCGGCTATGAGAACCGCGTGCTGCGCGAAGAGGATTTCGACAACGACGCAGTCGATGCCGGCGATATCGGCGCAGGCCACCAGGTCACCGCGCTGTACGAAGTCGTGCCGGTAGGCGCGGACGGCTGGATCAAGGCCCGCCGCTACGCCGACAAGCCCGACGCGCGTGCATCCGAACTGGCCAGCGAAGCCGCCTATGTGAAGCTGCGCTACAAGCGGCCCGATGGCGACACGTCGCAGCTGCTGACCTATACGCTGCCGGCCTCCGCGCTGGACACCAGTCGCGCACCCGCTGGCGATTTCGCCTTCGCCGCGGCGGTGGCAGCCTTTGGCCAGAAGCTGCGCGGCGATACCCTCCTGGCGGATATGTCCTACCGCCAGATCGCCGCGCTGGCGGGCACGCAGACCAGCTTCTGGCGGCAGGAATTCATCGAGCTGGTGAAGACTGCCGAGGGGTTGGAATAA
- the tsaD gene encoding tRNA (adenosine(37)-N6)-threonylcarbamoyltransferase complex transferase subunit TsaD, whose amino-acid sequence MALVLGIESSCDETAVALVDSQRRIVAQRIASQDAEHAPFGGVVPEIAARAHAERLAPMIAGVLDDAGIALTDCDAIAATAGPGLIGGVMVGLVSAKALAMATDTPLIAINHLEGHALSPRLADASIAFPYALLLVSGGHCQILRVDGVGEYRRLATTIDDALGEAFDKTAKILGLGFPGGPAVERKAREGDPRAVPLPRPMVGSGEPHFSFAGLKSAVLRAHDSGQYEVADIAASFQQAAVDCVTDRLRIALGEMDDVETLVVAGGVAANATVRAALEQLAAAHGMRFAAPPPRLCTDNAAMIAWAGIERLGQDDPLDISARPRWPLDPQAEPVRGAGVKG is encoded by the coding sequence ATGGCACTGGTTCTCGGCATAGAAAGCTCCTGCGACGAAACCGCGGTCGCGCTGGTCGATAGCCAGCGGCGGATCGTCGCACAGCGGATCGCCTCGCAGGATGCCGAGCACGCCCCCTTTGGCGGGGTGGTCCCCGAGATCGCCGCGCGTGCGCACGCCGAACGGCTTGCCCCGATGATTGCGGGCGTGCTGGATGATGCGGGTATCGCCCTGACCGATTGCGATGCCATCGCCGCCACAGCCGGGCCCGGCCTGATTGGCGGCGTGATGGTCGGGCTGGTCAGCGCCAAGGCGCTGGCGATGGCGACCGACACGCCATTGATCGCGATCAACCATCTCGAAGGCCACGCGCTGAGCCCGCGCCTAGCGGACGCGAGCATCGCCTTCCCCTATGCGCTGCTGCTGGTGTCGGGCGGGCACTGCCAGATTCTCCGTGTCGATGGCGTGGGCGAATATCGCCGCCTTGCCACCACGATCGACGACGCGCTGGGCGAAGCCTTCGACAAGACCGCCAAGATCCTCGGTCTCGGCTTCCCTGGTGGTCCCGCGGTCGAACGCAAGGCACGGGAAGGCGATCCCAGGGCTGTGCCGCTGCCCCGCCCGATGGTCGGCAGCGGCGAACCGCATTTCTCCTTCGCGGGCCTCAAGAGCGCGGTCCTGCGCGCGCATGACAGCGGACAGTACGAAGTCGCCGATATCGCCGCCAGCTTCCAGCAGGCCGCGGTCGATTGCGTAACCGACCGGTTGCGCATCGCCCTCGGCGAGATGGACGATGTCGAAACACTGGTGGTCGCGGGCGGGGTGGCGGCCAATGCCACCGTGCGCGCCGCGCTCGAACAGCTTGCCGCCGCGCATGGCATGCGCTTTGCCGCGCCGCCGCCCCGGCTGTGCACCGACAATGCCGCGATGATTGCCTGGGCGGGGATCGAACGGCTGGGGCAGGACGACCCGCTCGACATTTCGGCGCGGCCGCGCTGGCCGCTCGACCCGCAAGCCGAGCCGGTGCGCGGAGCAGGAGTAAAAGGATGA
- the hemC gene encoding hydroxymethylbilane synthase, giving the protein MPDQPLIRLGTRRSPLAMAQAHEARARLCAAHGWDESAVELVPVVASGDRIQDRPLAEIGGKALWTRELDQWLVEGRIDGAVHSMKDVETLRPEAIAIAAILPRADKADRLLGAESIAAIAAGARIGTSAPRRAAQLLHLRPDLTVVGIRGNVATRMAKLEAGDADATFLAAAGLDRLGEDAVGVRLDPAVWMPAPAQAAIGIECRSDDARAHDLLREINHAESHAEIAAERRLLEGLGGSCSSPIAALSRTSGSRIALSAAIFSSDGTVRIGDESEFAAGDDEAPLALARSLLGRAPREVTEHFGQPL; this is encoded by the coding sequence ATGCCGGACCAACCTCTCATTCGCCTCGGAACCCGTCGCTCTCCGCTTGCCATGGCGCAGGCGCACGAAGCGCGCGCGCGGCTGTGCGCCGCGCATGGCTGGGACGAATCGGCGGTCGAACTGGTGCCGGTGGTGGCCAGCGGCGACCGCATACAGGACCGTCCGCTCGCCGAGATCGGCGGCAAGGCGCTGTGGACGCGCGAACTCGACCAATGGCTGGTCGAAGGGCGAATCGACGGCGCGGTCCATTCGATGAAGGATGTCGAGACGCTGCGCCCCGAAGCCATCGCCATCGCCGCGATCCTGCCGCGTGCGGACAAGGCCGACCGGCTGCTCGGCGCAGAGTCGATCGCCGCCATCGCGGCGGGTGCGCGGATCGGCACCAGTGCCCCGCGCCGCGCCGCGCAATTGCTCCACTTGCGGCCCGATCTGACGGTGGTGGGCATTCGCGGCAATGTCGCCACGCGGATGGCCAAGCTCGAAGCGGGCGACGCCGATGCGACCTTTCTTGCCGCTGCCGGTCTCGACCGGCTGGGCGAGGATGCAGTGGGCGTACGGCTCGACCCCGCCGTATGGATGCCCGCGCCCGCGCAAGCGGCCATCGGGATCGAATGCCGCAGCGACGATGCGCGCGCGCACGACCTGCTGCGTGAGATCAATCACGCGGAAAGCCATGCCGAAATTGCCGCTGAACGGCGCTTGCTCGAAGGGCTGGGCGGATCGTGCAGCAGCCCGATTGCCGCGCTATCGCGTACCAGCGGGAGCCGCATTGCGCTGAGCGCAGCGATTTTCAGCTCCGATGGCACGGTCCGCATCGGTGACGAGAGCGAATTCGCCGCCGGGGACGACGAGGCGCCGTTGGCTTTGGCGCGCAGCCTGCTCGGCCGCGCGCCGCGCGAAGTCACCGAACATTTCGGCCAGCCGCTGTGA
- a CDS encoding response regulator, translated as MGQQLRVLVAEDELIVGYDLCDTVAEAGYIVEGPFDDLSSAMLAYQKTKPDIAILDVQLGDGIVYPLAERMMAENVQIIFHSGHIRPHDVTARFPNAQALLKPCPPADVIHSIQRAAANG; from the coding sequence ATGGGCCAGCAGTTACGAGTACTCGTTGCCGAAGACGAACTGATCGTCGGATACGACCTGTGCGATACGGTCGCCGAAGCAGGCTATATTGTAGAAGGACCGTTCGACGATTTGTCCTCGGCCATGCTCGCCTACCAGAAGACCAAACCCGATATTGCGATTCTCGACGTCCAGCTGGGCGACGGTATCGTCTATCCGCTGGCCGAACGGATGATGGCGGAAAACGTCCAGATTATCTTCCATTCGGGTCACATACGCCCCCACGACGTGACCGCCCGGTTCCCCAACGCGCAGGCACTGTTGAAGCCCTGCCCGCCAGCCGATGTCATCCACTCGATCCAGCGCGCCGCTGCCAACGGCTGA
- a CDS encoding lipopolysaccharide biosynthesis protein, producing MTDAKPDEDLSALAKGGRQNFFGFILRLVARLPFLFIAGRLYGPDALGRFASALVVVELVALLCAMGEKRGLAQRMAEGDQSHPANLVYDGMLLALLFSALAAAFFWFVPAPLFPSGDYTELDRFIVLAIPAYALTEIVLAAQAYKYDIATTVRARAVIEPWTISIMAGVFYFLPAVSDSGLALAYLASIYAGLATGLWSFFRSYGRPRGWRPRPAYMGRLTMRALPLATADAIEWGTRRIDIFILGLFAAPAAVGVYYIAQQVASLPQKLKTSFEPILGPVITKNLKTKNYQAIASQICQVGFWIVAMQAGIALALGVPGEAVMGLVGPEFVGGTGALAFLLAAEVVAATAVVSEAVLVYVARVRNLWISIGTIALQAVLTVVLIKAMVAGGYGEPYKAAAAAIALMLALGTASLVKAVLLSRILGQSINTFRWPLVWAVAPAVLVGWAATQLPEWAELIVGIPAILGIYGYIIWTRGFGPEDRVLFRRNLDKDEPGRT from the coding sequence GTGACCGACGCAAAACCGGACGAAGACCTTTCCGCACTGGCCAAGGGCGGGAGGCAGAATTTCTTCGGCTTCATCCTGCGGCTGGTCGCGCGGCTGCCGTTCCTGTTCATCGCCGGCCGTCTTTACGGCCCCGATGCGCTGGGCCGCTTCGCCTCGGCGCTGGTGGTGGTCGAACTGGTCGCGCTGCTATGCGCGATGGGCGAGAAGCGCGGGCTGGCACAGCGGATGGCCGAAGGCGACCAAAGCCATCCGGCCAATCTCGTCTATGACGGCATGCTGCTGGCGCTGCTGTTTTCCGCGCTGGCAGCGGCCTTCTTCTGGTTCGTCCCCGCCCCGCTGTTTCCCAGCGGCGACTATACCGAGCTCGACCGGTTCATCGTGCTGGCGATCCCCGCCTACGCGCTGACCGAAATCGTGCTCGCCGCGCAGGCTTACAAATACGATATCGCCACCACCGTGCGTGCGCGCGCGGTGATCGAACCGTGGACGATCTCGATCATGGCGGGCGTGTTCTATTTCCTGCCTGCGGTCAGCGATTCGGGGCTGGCGCTCGCCTATCTGGCGTCGATCTATGCCGGTCTGGCGACCGGGCTCTGGTCCTTCTTCCGCAGCTATGGCCGCCCGCGCGGCTGGCGCCCGCGCCCGGCCTATATGGGCAGGCTGACGATGCGCGCGCTGCCGCTCGCCACCGCCGATGCGATCGAATGGGGTACGAGGCGCATCGATATCTTCATCCTCGGCCTGTTCGCGGCCCCCGCAGCTGTCGGCGTCTATTATATCGCGCAGCAGGTCGCGAGCCTGCCGCAAAAGCTGAAGACCAGCTTCGAGCCGATCCTCGGCCCGGTCATCACCAAGAACCTCAAGACCAAGAACTACCAGGCGATTGCCAGCCAGATCTGCCAGGTGGGCTTCTGGATCGTGGCGATGCAGGCGGGCATCGCACTGGCGCTGGGCGTGCCGGGCGAAGCGGTGATGGGCCTTGTCGGGCCCGAATTCGTCGGCGGCACGGGGGCGCTTGCCTTCCTGCTCGCTGCCGAAGTCGTTGCCGCGACCGCAGTCGTGTCCGAAGCGGTGCTGGTCTATGTGGCGCGCGTTCGCAATCTGTGGATCTCGATCGGCACCATCGCGCTTCAGGCGGTACTGACCGTCGTGCTGATCAAGGCAATGGTCGCGGGCGGCTATGGCGAGCCGTACAAGGCCGCCGCCGCCGCGATCGCGCTGATGCTGGCGCTGGGCACCGCCAGCCTCGTGAAAGCGGTGCTGCTGTCGCGCATTTTGGGCCAGTCGATCAACACCTTCCGCTGGCCGCTGGTGTGGGCGGTCGCGCCTGCAGTGCTGGTCGGGTGGGCGGCGACGCAACTGCCCGAATGGGCCGAACTGATCGTGGGCATCCCGGCGATCCTCGGCATTTACGGCTACATCATCTGGACCCGCGGCTTCGGGCCCGAGGACCGCGTGCTGTTCCGGCGCAATCTGGACAAGGACGAGCCCGGACGAACCTGA